The Xenopus laevis strain J_2021 chromosome 5L, Xenopus_laevis_v10.1, whole genome shotgun sequence genome has a segment encoding these proteins:
- the rsph9.L gene encoding radial spoke head protein 9 homolog — translation MEAESLALSLELVSGSGLGLSPEQCAALRSSLLLLQRDLRLCRVRLWGKVLGVRGDYVIAQGNEGPDLLQGRKSFYSLNYVDWCLLPPATDSLIAETQVVKGRFIGDPAHEYEHIIRRKSGEGESADEEELITHIKEEARLTGTIAMIDKEAAVAPRGAYIKNPVGQVVVNHSFRGLEVSEAKKLSSYFHFTPSLNPKKRSLLEKAALDPSIDFLDSLEHDIPRGSWGLQFEQGNSVLILRSLLWLGMTFYHVPLTPLHGFLYIGTGERNLDLPFMI, via the exons ATGGAAGCAGAGAGTCTGGCGCTGTCTCTGGAGTTGGTTTCGGGGTCCGGCCTGGGGCTGAGTCCTGAGCAATGTGCGGCTCTGAGATCCTCCCTCCTCCTCTTGCAGAGGGATCTGCGACTCTGTCGCGTCCGATTATGGGGCAAAGTGCTGGGGGTCCGCGGGGACTATGTTATAGCGCAGGGCAACGAGGGGCCCGATCTACTGCAGGGGCGCAAATCCTTCTACAG CTTGAACTATGTGGATTGGTGCCTCCTGCCGCCTGCGACGGATTCCCTCATTGCTGAGACACAAGTGGTTAAAGGACGTTTTATAGGGGACCCTGCACATGAATATGAACATATCATCCGTAGGAAGTCTGGGGAAGGAGAGTCAGCGGACGAGGAGGAACTCATT ACTCACATTAAGGAAGAGGCACGCCTGACGGGCACCATTGCTATGATTGATAAGGAGGCAGCTGTTGCACCACGGGGAGCCTACATCAAGAATCCTGTTGGGCAAGTCGTTGTCAACCACAGCTTTCGAG GCCTTGAGGTGAGTGAAGCGAAGAAGCTGAGCTCCTACTTCCACTTTACCCCCTCGCTGAACCCCAAGAAGAGGTCCCTGTTGGAAAAGGCTGCGCTGGATCCATCTATAGACTTCCTGGACTCACTAGAACATGATATTCCCAGGG GTTCCTGGGGCCTCCAGTTTGAGCAGGGGAACAGCGTCCTGATCCTTCGCAGCCTCTTGTGGCTGGGAATGACTTTCTATCATGTGCCCCTCACCCCACTGCACGGGTTCCTTTACATTGGCACCGGAGAGCGTAATCTCGACCTTCCATTCATGATCTAA
- the mrps18a.L gene encoding mitochondrial ribosomal protein S18A L homeolog produces the protein MASPILYPVLRFLRAGIGNVARGNVCPAGIGTRGLRELTEVKDGKTTTIEGQLMEDKPAVSPPNPAGQCPICRWNLKHKYTYTDVLLLSQFIRSDGGMLPRRVTGLCMEEHRKVETCVKMAHRAGLLPDHRPVLPEGHVPKPKFELNRYLTRWSVGTTKPILKKGMKWSKVRMSVGDPILKDNVRYGKKPLYLKH, from the exons ATGGCGTCTCCGATCTTGTACCCCGTGTTACGGTTCTTACGAGCTGGCATTGGGAATGTCGCCCGCGGAAATGTGTGCCCGGCTGGTATCGGGACCCGAGGACTGCGCGAAT TGACTGAAGTGAAGGATGGAAAAACAACAACA attgAAGGACAACTTATGGAGGATAAACCAGCTGTCTCGCCCCCCAACCCTGCCGGCCAATGCCCAATCTGTCGCTGGAACCTcaaacataaatatacatatacg GACGTTCTCCTCCTGAGTCAGTTCATCCGCTCTGATGGGGGCATGTTACCTCGCAGGGTCACTGGTCTGTGTATGGAAGAGCATAGGAAGGTGGAAACATGCGTCAAAATGGCCCACCGAGCTG GCCTCCTGCCCGACCACCGGCCAGTGCTTCCAGAGGGACATGTCCCAAAGCCAAAGTTTGAGTTGAACAG GTACCTCACCCGATGGTCTGTCGGAACCACCAAACCCATCCTGAAGAAGGGGATGAAATGGTCCAAGGTGCGGATGTCTGTGGGAGATCCCATATTAAAGGACAACGTGCGATATGGAAAGAAGCCTCTCTACCTAAAGCACTAA
- the mrps18a.L gene encoding mitochondrial ribosomal protein S18A L homeolog isoform X1, protein MIMTCPDVLVLWMQQALSWRLRSCTPCYGSYELALGMSPAEMCARLVSGPEDCANIEGQLMEDKPAVSPPNPAGQCPICRWNLKHKYTYTDVLLLSQFIRSDGGMLPRRVTGLCMEEHRKVETCVKMAHRAGLLPDHRPVLPEGHVPKPKFELNRYLTRWSVGTTKPILKKGMKWSKVRMSVGDPILKDNVRYGKKPLYLKH, encoded by the exons ATGATTATGACGTGCCCGGATGTCCTTGTCCTCTGGATGCAGCAGGCGCTGTCATGGCGTCTCCGATCTTGTACCCCGTGTTACGGTTCTTACGAGCTGGCATTGGGAATGTCGCCCGCGGAAATGTGTGCCCGGCTGGTATCGGGACCCGAGGACTGCGCGAAT attgAAGGACAACTTATGGAGGATAAACCAGCTGTCTCGCCCCCCAACCCTGCCGGCCAATGCCCAATCTGTCGCTGGAACCTcaaacataaatatacatatacg GACGTTCTCCTCCTGAGTCAGTTCATCCGCTCTGATGGGGGCATGTTACCTCGCAGGGTCACTGGTCTGTGTATGGAAGAGCATAGGAAGGTGGAAACATGCGTCAAAATGGCCCACCGAGCTG GCCTCCTGCCCGACCACCGGCCAGTGCTTCCAGAGGGACATGTCCCAAAGCCAAAGTTTGAGTTGAACAG GTACCTCACCCGATGGTCTGTCGGAACCACCAAACCCATCCTGAAGAAGGGGATGAAATGGTCCAAGGTGCGGATGTCTGTGGGAGATCCCATATTAAAGGACAACGTGCGATATGGAAAGAAGCCTCTCTACCTAAAGCACTAA